Within the Erigeron canadensis isolate Cc75 chromosome 6, C_canadensis_v1, whole genome shotgun sequence genome, the region TCAAACAAAAGTCTGGTGATCCGAACGCCCGTATAGCCGATTTTTTCGACGTGGCAGCTGGTACCGGAATTGGAGGGGTGTTTACGTCCATGTTGTTTGGAACTAGCGACAATTCGCATCCGCTTTATAGAGCGGATGACACGTGGCGGTTTTTGGCGACTCATGGAAACCAGTTGTACGGTAGTCATAAAAAACCGTGCAACgggttaaaaaagttatttagtGGATGCGTGTCAAAACACGCGGCCACTGGGTTTGAAAATTCTATGAAAGAATTGTTTACGGTCAATGGGAAATGTTTGactttaaaaaacacattaaagcCGGTTTTAATTCCGTGTTATGATTTTTCCAGCTCGGCTCCGTTTTTATTTTCGCGAGCGGATGCGTTGGAGACAGATAGTTATGATTTTAACCTTTGGGAGGTATGTCGTGCCACGTCAGCTTTTCCGGGTTTGTTTGACCCGGTTGAGATGAAGTCAACGGATGGGAAAACAAGTTGTGTGGGTGTTGACGGTGGGTTGGCTATGAGTAATCCAACAGCTGCGGCTATCACGCACGTGCTGCATAATAAACAGGAGTTCCCGCACGTGCGAGGGGTGGAGGATATTTTGTTACTTTCACTTGGGACTGGTCAGGTTGTGGAAGGAAGTACTTGTGATTATGAAAAAGTCAAAGGGTGGCAAGGTGGTCAATGGTGTCGGCCCATGGCTAGAATTTCTGGTGATGCTTCCGCCGACATGGTTGACCATGCTGTCGCTATGGCGTTTGGCCAAACCGGTAATTATGTCCGTATACAGGTAATCTTaccatatatacttcttttgGTGTAAAAAGTTGATTGTTTTTACTTTACTAGTCGATCATTATGGTATGTTTTTAAAAGTGTAACAAATTTGAAATTTCTTTAGGAAAAAGTTGAACCTTATACTCACAAACAAATTATGGAACGTGCTAAATCGACCTCAAACCATAGGAACCGTTGGCGCAATTAACTCGTGACTATAAGTGTACGTAACATATCTTGCGAAGTACAAAATCTTTACCAAAAGGGCTAGAAAACTAATTAGTGAGTAGTACCatggaccatatatatatatatggtgattaTTGGAAAGATCAGTTTACGACTTCATTTATCTTATTTGTAGGGTTTAACCATATTTGTAAATACACCTAATTAAGAAAGATTGCATGACTATTATTAACTTACTAGCTAGTATCTTaccttttgacttttgttgTTATGGTCCTATTTCCCTTTTTCTCGTGCTTTCCTCCATGATCCATTTTATAGAGTAGCACTTTTTTTCTAATTTGATATAAAATCAATGGTATCTTTATTTCTGATTTCATATTTAAGCTTGTAATATAGGTGTTGGTCCCTTTTGCATAATTTTGTCTTTATCATTAAAAtgttagactttttttttttatcatatactCCTAAAAATACTTTAATTACTAGCTAGCTGCTAGTTTGTGTACAAGGTCCAGTACTACAATTTTGATAGATGTTATAAGCCTTGTTATTTTACCTTAAATTAATAGGCAAATGGATCCAATATGGGTCGTTGCGGGCTCAATGTTGACTCGGACCCTAGTCCCAGCAACGTAAAAAGGTTGACAACAATGGCCGACGAGATGCTAAGACAGAAGAACGTGGAGTCTGTGCTGTTTGGGGGGAAAAGGATCAGTGAGCAGACCAATCTGGAGAAACTAGACTGGTTTGCTGGAGAACTCGTGTTAGAGCATCAGAGGAGGAGATGCCGGATTGCTCCCACTGTTTCTCTTAAGCAAGCCTCATGATCAATTATTGCACATACATAATTCTCTTTGTAAAAGGTACTTACTTTTCATTTACTCAGCTCCTATAATATAGCTAGAAAGTCTAAAAGTCAGCTTGTGTCAACTACATATTGATCATAGTGGAAATAATTACTCCTAATAAGGTGAAAGCCAAGTGTGGAAGTCCTAGCTAGCTATAGCTAAGTAGCTCTTCTAACCGTTGGTTCGCCTATACTCTACCGACACACACGTGGGCATTTTCGGTATTTCTAACGTCTGTTTCGAAAGTGATTGTGGGGCAAGGTGCGTGTATTGTCAATTCCTGCCTAGCTTGTGGTGGAGGATATGAGCAAGCTCGCGATTCTTGAATGGCTTGTCCGTACTCCAGAACAACAAAAAGACAATAAATCGATCAATAATACTACTTTTTGTTGAAAATTCAACAATGTGTTGTTGAACCGACAACCAGGGCAGATATCTTTTCAGGGAGGTCTTAAAAAGATTTCAGGGTAGGTCCTTAATTGTTTACCGTCATATATCCCATTTTGTTATTGGTCAAGGCATATATGGTTAGAATGTTAGATACTTTGCCAACTTGCCTGAGAGGATTTAATTAAGACTGGGGTTGAACCAAATGTACGTTCTATACTAGAGTAGTTTATGAACTGTTTGATGGGAAGCTTATTTCTATACGAGAGAGTTGTGTGTGAACTGTTTGATGGGAAGTTcgtttatatttaatttgtacCTTTAGTTATAAATTGTTGTGCAATGCAGGCCTGATGGAATATAAAGTAAGGTAAAGAAAAAAAGGAGTTTGTCTTTAATTTACAACAATAGAAAGAGAAAAGTGTACAGGATAAAGTTAGGGGAAAAGACACGACTCGACCAACAGccaattcaaaacaaataaGAAAAGCTGAGGTTAGGAAAAGAATGGATGTTGGTGAATTTTGTCTTGGGCTTCATAGATAGAGTACAAGTAATGTGGTGTCCACTCACCCCCACCCCCACTCTGTTTTGCTTTGGCAATTAAGTATGGCAATTAAGTAAAAAAGGATTATTATGTGTGGATGATCATTGGTCAAAGGAGGCTGTTGAGTGGATGAGAACTGAGAAAGTGAGAAGAGATAATTATAATTTGTATCTTCTTAGTACTATTGAATATTTGATTACTAATATTATTGATACAATTATTCCTAACAGGCCCACTTGTAATAGTCCATTATTATTGAACTCTTTGAGCTATTAAAGTCCTTAGAAAAGATTATTATAGTGTAAAGGAATGAAAGGGCTAAGATATAAGGCCCACTTGTCCCCGGGTCTTTAATACTATTTGTTTAATGTATGGTTGTGGGGTGGAGTTTTCTACATGACATAAAAACTTAGTGTGGCTGATCATATCGATCAATTTGTTCTTCATTGACGTTtttatgtatcttttgtaagCTTTTTGCTAAATTAAAGTATAATATACACTAATCATTAAAGATCATGCCATCAATTATATCTTCACTAGTTCATGTTGGATCTCTCACGTACAAATTGTTCcaaaatagtaataaagtattCTTACCATTGTGCTACCAAATGCAAATAAACACATCGATCATGCATGGTATTGTAACATTCACGTCCGCAATTCGTATACCTTCTAATGACAAAATGAAAAAGATTTGTGTTTGATGACATTAGTGTAACTTGCGAAATACATTGAATATTACCGCCTTCGCATCCATCCATTTGCGAGTCATTTAGTAATGAAAAAGGTCATTTGTTGTTTGAAACCGAATATGGTGGTCTTGTGAAGTCAGAATATCTATAGAAACTATATATCCAAGGTCATTTGTTACCTTCTCAACGGCTAAATTGCTCTATTATCAGTCATGCAAGCAATCATATCCATGATAAGAATCATTTAAAAGCTACTATAAAGCAACCATACGCCAAAAGGCCCAAATCCATGAATCTAAAACTTGTActtctaatatattttttggtcATTTGGTAGGAAAAATTTCTTCTAGCTTGTTCTTTTATGTAGCAAAAGAAAAGAACGTATTATGGTTAAGGTTATGTTGAATTTGGTGTATTTTGTTGATAAGAATGTATTATCCTTTCCATCGGTGACAATTCAGTTAGCTAACTTTTAAAATGAAATCCAGGTGTATGGATTAGTGTATTTAATAATGGAGTTTGTGGGTTGATAAGAAT harbors:
- the LOC122603705 gene encoding patatin-like protein 6, whose product is MNSTHPSSEVELVQEPSIDTDKLSYEIFSILESKFLFGYDNHNHDHDHDNNTHTTPWKPKPENNNDVVVPSYKNQSRGKICVLSIDGGGMKNILSGKTLAYLETLFKQKSGDPNARIADFFDVAAGTGIGGVFTSMLFGTSDNSHPLYRADDTWRFLATHGNQLYGSHKKPCNGLKKLFSGCVSKHAATGFENSMKELFTVNGKCLTLKNTLKPVLIPCYDFSSSAPFLFSRADALETDSYDFNLWEVCRATSAFPGLFDPVEMKSTDGKTSCVGVDGGLAMSNPTAAAITHVLHNKQEFPHVRGVEDILLLSLGTGQVVEGSTCDYEKVKGWQGGQWCRPMARISGDASADMVDHAVAMAFGQTGNYVRIQANGSNMGRCGLNVDSDPSPSNVKRLTTMADEMLRQKNVESVLFGGKRISEQTNLEKLDWFAGELVLEHQRRRCRIAPTVSLKQAS